The genomic window TTCTTGTGTTGTCTTTCAGGTGGCGTATGTTTGCTAAAGACAGGGGTGAAAGATGGACCAAGTCAAGGCAAAAGCTTCTACGTGTGTGTGGACAAGCGTGGCTGTGACTTCATCAAAGTGGCCAGGTCGGTTTAGTGTGTCTCTACAGTATTATTAGTTTGTTTGGACAACGAGTCGAAGTTGTAAGCATCATCCACCCGTCCTCCTCCCCTTCAGTATCGCGGCCTCCCACTGCCTCCTCCACGAGGACTCCATGGTCGAGCTGCAAGCGTTGTCTTttcgccagcagcagcagcagtgcagGTGGGTAACTATCAAACTTCAAGTTGCTATTAGTATGAGTTTTTGCAGACTCGTATATGACATTGTATTTTCTTGATGCCTCAGGTTGTTCTACAGGTGTGTGGAAGGTAGAAAATCCGGGCAGCAATGGTGTGGACATGTACCTTGGACTGTGGTAAGACCCTATTTGACATTTACTCCAATGGGCAgaataggttaaaaaaaaaaaaaaaactactacaGATAATGTTGTCTATGTCCATCATTATTTTACAGCCGGAGAACGAAGAGAATAAGTGTGAAAAAACGGCACAAGCTGCTTCTCTGCCACCTGTGCGAAACCCCTTTAAAGTTCCAGAAAAAGTGGGCCAAGAATTGAAGGGGACGCAAATAGAAAGTAAGAGCAAAGACAAAATGGCGAAGAAAAGTCCGGTAGATGAAGGCCAAGATAGGCCAATCACAGATGACGACACATACAGGGCCAAACATCTTCCAGTAGGGATGAAGGTGAAGAAAAAATCTGTCGATAAAACATCTCCAAGCACTTCGAAGCCCAAAAGCGACATGACCACCCCCGGCGTCACTACGTCTGTGCCCAAAAGCGACATGGCCACTTCTGAAGACTGTACAACAACAGAAATCTCTACTTCTGTGCCCAAAAGTGATACGGCCATCAAAAGCAACATGGCCGCCTCCGTAAGTTCCGTATCGGAGTCAAGTGCCTCCGAATCTGTGCTCAAAAAGGAAATGGTTGCCTCTGGAGGTTTGTCCAAAGCAAGTGCTTCCGTGCCTGCGCCAAAAAACAAAACGGTTGCTTCGGGAGGGTCGGACGACGCAAGATGGAGACCCCGTCAAAGCAACCAGTTCCAAGATGACGACGAAGAGGACGAAGATGTGGTGCTGGTGTCCGTAAAACCCCCTCAAAAGACCGCCACCGCCATCCAGAAGCCACTGACCTCCTACTCTGGCTTTCAGCCGGCCTCCAATGTGAAAGATCCACTGAGGGACCCCCGGGGGATGCACAGGATGCTGTCCACTCAGCTCCAGCAGAAAAAGGTGAGCCAGAACAGTGTTGCCTCGGTTATTTTGAACTTCATTACTTTTCTGACTGTTGCATAATGGCACTAACTATCTTGGCTATCTGTCGTACAATGCGCTCAAGGCCACCCTGGCAGCGGTGAACGTGGAGGCGCTGCCCGACAAAGGCGAGCGTCTGAGGACTCAGGTTCAAGAGCTGGAGGCGGCGCTGGAGTCTCTCAACCTCAGTCCCGCAGATGAGATGCCAAGCAGCAGCCAGGGTGAGAACGCCCCCAGCCGCCCGGGCGCCACCATCCTCATCCCAGCGCTTCCCGCCCAAAGACAGCAACTTCAGCCAAGCCAGGGCTTCGCCCGGATGCCTGAAGGTAGATAGCTTCAccgagaatgttttttttttttttttctaaagcatGATGATACCCACAAAAATATTCTCAATATTCATTTATGTGGTTGTTGTAGCACACCAGGCCTTCTACGGCGGCCGTATGACGGACAACCGTCTGCTGGCGGTGAAGAACGCCACAAGCGAGGCCATTGACCATCTGCACAGGTCGCTAAAGTCCTGCCCGGCCCCCGACGCCGAGACTCCGGACCCCAAGGGGCTCAAGGTTTCGCTGCTGGCCCACCAGAGGAGAGCTTTGGCCTGGCTGCTCTGGAGGGAAGCGCAAAATCCGTGTGGAGGCATTTTGGGTAAAGTGCACCACTCCAAAGTTTTTCATCATCAACTGAAATTTGTTTTTGACACGCGTCGCATTTGTCGCTTCAGCCGACGACATGGGCCTGGGGAAAACGCTCACCATGATCGCGCTCGTCCTGGCGCAGAAGATCAACGCAAAGGCTAAAGACGGAGAAGACaagaaaaaggaggaggaggagaagcatGAGACCTGGCTGTCAAAAACTGGTAACATTTGCAGCAAATAGCCTGGAAttggaattaaaaataaaaatcataataAATCGGACTTCATCCAGATTCCCGAGCGGTGCCGTCCAAAAGCACCCTGGTCATCTGCCCGGCCTCGCTGGTCCACCACTGGAAGAAGGAGATTGAGCGACACGTAAAGGGGAGCCGGCTCAGCGTGTACTTGTACCACGGGCCCGACCGCAAGAAGAACGCCCGAATGTGAGCTCAAGCACATGCTAAGGCCGGTGCAGTTTGACTCACAAATGGTGTCTGTCAGGCTGGCCCAACACGACGTGGTGGTGACCACGTACGCCTTGGTGTCCCGAGAAACGCCCAGCCAGAAGGAAGCGGACAAGCCCAACCAGGAGGCCAACAATGCGGTGGGTAGGAAGTACAGTAGAGCAAGCTAACTTTTTATGCGAAATACTTTTAAATCTCTGCAATACACAAGTCTAAGAAATCTCTTTGAGGAGTTTGTGTCCGTCTTCCATGTGCTTCCTCAGGCGGCGGCGAACGGCGGCCCCCTCGTACGTGTGGCGTGGGCGCGGGTGATCCTGGATGAGGCGCACAACATCAAGAACCCTAAGGTACAGCAATCCATGGCCGTGTGCCAGCTGACGGCGGCCGCCCGCTGGGCCATGACCGGAACGCCCATCCAGAACAACCTGCTGGACATGTACGCGCTGCTCAAGTAAGACCAGCCTTTGTTATTACCTCCCCCAAGCACAAGTTCTCATGTTTCAGCTGGATCCGATCaatttatataatattttgTTGACTTCCAATCAAATCCGATTTGCGATGTTCTTATTGGCTCGGAAGCTGTTGACCCTGTGAAATTCCATCTTTTGAAATTGTTTTACTACCCTACAAAGGTTCCTGCGCTGTTCTCCGTTTGACGAGTTCAAACTGTGGAaggcgcaggtggataacggctccAAGCGCGGCAGGGAGCGACTCAACATCCTGACCAGGACTCTGCTGCTGCGACGCACCAAAGACCAGCGGGATTCTTCTGGACAACCGCTGGTAGGGAATCTTGATGGATTGTCACGC from Syngnathus scovelli strain Florida chromosome 8, RoL_Ssco_1.2, whole genome shotgun sequence includes these protein-coding regions:
- the ttf2 gene encoding transcription termination factor 2 isoform X1 yields the protein MEKVTCDVHGGVCLLKTGVKDGPSQGKSFYVCVDKRGCDFIKVASIAASHCLLHEDSMVELQALSFRQQQQQCRLFYRCVEGRKSGQQWCGHVPWTVPENEENKCEKTAQAASLPPVRNPFKVPEKVGQELKGTQIESKSKDKMAKKSPVDEGQDRPITDDDTYRAKHLPVGMKVKKKSVDKTSPSTSKPKSDMTTPGVTTSVPKSDMATSEDCTTTEISTSVPKSDTAIKSNMAASVSSVSESSASESVLKKEMVASGGLSKASASVPAPKNKTVASGGSDDARWRPRQSNQFQDDDEEDEDVVLVSVKPPQKTATAIQKPLTSYSGFQPASNVKDPLRDPRGMHRMLSTQLQQKKATLAAVNVEALPDKGERLRTQVQELEAALESLNLSPADEMPSSSQGENAPSRPGATILIPALPAQRQQLQPSQGFARMPEAHQAFYGGRMTDNRLLAVKNATSEAIDHLHRSLKSCPAPDAETPDPKGLKVSLLAHQRRALAWLLWREAQNPCGGILADDMGLGKTLTMIALVLAQKINAKAKDGEDKKKEEEEKHETWLSKTDSRAVPSKSTLVICPASLVHHWKKEIERHVKGSRLSVYLYHGPDRKKNARMLAQHDVVVTTYALVSRETPSQKEADKPNQEANNAAAANGGPLVRVAWARVILDEAHNIKNPKVQQSMAVCQLTAAARWAMTGTPIQNNLLDMYALLKFLRCSPFDEFKLWKAQVDNGSKRGRERLNILTRTLLLRRTKDQRDSSGQPLVALPDRTCKVHQLQLSEDEQAVYDVVFAQSRSTLQNYLKRHEGSDMKGKRVSASNPFDKVSQEFASSQTDSPAPSSQQPPQTASTAHILSLLLRLRQCCCHLSLLQKTLDASELQGDDVVLSLEEQLNALSLTSTSDAGEDTVGLNGTRFPSRLFEEGSRSTKISAIVSELEAIRAKGDNQKSVIVSQWTSMLQIVAVHLKQMGLRYGVINGAVNPKRRMDLVEEFNSNPKGPQVMLVSLCAGGVGLNLVGGNHLFLMDMHWNPALEDQACDRIYRVGQKRDVTIHRFECKGTVEQKIATLQTKKKQLAQSVLSGTGNAVTKLSLADLKIIFGI
- the ttf2 gene encoding transcription termination factor 2 isoform X2, with protein sequence MTGGVCLLKTGVKDGPSQGKSFYVCVDKRGCDFIKVASIAASHCLLHEDSMVELQALSFRQQQQQCRLFYRCVEGRKSGQQWCGHVPWTVPENEENKCEKTAQAASLPPVRNPFKVPEKVGQELKGTQIESKSKDKMAKKSPVDEGQDRPITDDDTYRAKHLPVGMKVKKKSVDKTSPSTSKPKSDMTTPGVTTSVPKSDMATSEDCTTTEISTSVPKSDTAIKSNMAASVSSVSESSASESVLKKEMVASGGLSKASASVPAPKNKTVASGGSDDARWRPRQSNQFQDDDEEDEDVVLVSVKPPQKTATAIQKPLTSYSGFQPASNVKDPLRDPRGMHRMLSTQLQQKKATLAAVNVEALPDKGERLRTQVQELEAALESLNLSPADEMPSSSQGENAPSRPGATILIPALPAQRQQLQPSQGFARMPEAHQAFYGGRMTDNRLLAVKNATSEAIDHLHRSLKSCPAPDAETPDPKGLKVSLLAHQRRALAWLLWREAQNPCGGILADDMGLGKTLTMIALVLAQKINAKAKDGEDKKKEEEEKHETWLSKTDSRAVPSKSTLVICPASLVHHWKKEIERHVKGSRLSVYLYHGPDRKKNARMLAQHDVVVTTYALVSRETPSQKEADKPNQEANNAAAANGGPLVRVAWARVILDEAHNIKNPKVQQSMAVCQLTAAARWAMTGTPIQNNLLDMYALLKFLRCSPFDEFKLWKAQVDNGSKRGRERLNILTRTLLLRRTKDQRDSSGQPLVALPDRTCKVHQLQLSEDEQAVYDVVFAQSRSTLQNYLKRHEGSDMKGKRVSASNPFDKVSQEFASSQTDSPAPSSQQPPQTASTAHILSLLLRLRQCCCHLSLLQKTLDASELQGDDVVLSLEEQLNALSLTSTSDAGEDTVGLNGTRFPSRLFEEGSRSTKISAIVSELEAIRAKGDNQKSVIVSQWTSMLQIVAVHLKQMGLRYGVINGAVNPKRRMDLVEEFNSNPKGPQVMLVSLCAGGVGLNLVGGNHLFLMDMHWNPALEDQACDRIYRVGQKRDVTIHRFECKGTVEQKIATLQTKKKQLAQSVLSGTGNAVTKLSLADLKIIFGI
- the ttf2 gene encoding transcription termination factor 2 isoform X3; protein product: MVELQALSFRQQQQQCRLFYRCVEGRKSGQQWCGHVPWTVPENEENKCEKTAQAASLPPVRNPFKVPEKVGQELKGTQIESKSKDKMAKKSPVDEGQDRPITDDDTYRAKHLPVGMKVKKKSVDKTSPSTSKPKSDMTTPGVTTSVPKSDMATSEDCTTTEISTSVPKSDTAIKSNMAASVSSVSESSASESVLKKEMVASGGLSKASASVPAPKNKTVASGGSDDARWRPRQSNQFQDDDEEDEDVVLVSVKPPQKTATAIQKPLTSYSGFQPASNVKDPLRDPRGMHRMLSTQLQQKKATLAAVNVEALPDKGERLRTQVQELEAALESLNLSPADEMPSSSQGENAPSRPGATILIPALPAQRQQLQPSQGFARMPEAHQAFYGGRMTDNRLLAVKNATSEAIDHLHRSLKSCPAPDAETPDPKGLKVSLLAHQRRALAWLLWREAQNPCGGILADDMGLGKTLTMIALVLAQKINAKAKDGEDKKKEEEEKHETWLSKTDSRAVPSKSTLVICPASLVHHWKKEIERHVKGSRLSVYLYHGPDRKKNARMLAQHDVVVTTYALVSRETPSQKEADKPNQEANNAAAANGGPLVRVAWARVILDEAHNIKNPKVQQSMAVCQLTAAARWAMTGTPIQNNLLDMYALLKFLRCSPFDEFKLWKAQVDNGSKRGRERLNILTRTLLLRRTKDQRDSSGQPLVALPDRTCKVHQLQLSEDEQAVYDVVFAQSRSTLQNYLKRHEGSDMKGKRVSASNPFDKVSQEFASSQTDSPAPSSQQPPQTASTAHILSLLLRLRQCCCHLSLLQKTLDASELQGDDVVLSLEEQLNALSLTSTSDAGEDTVGLNGTRFPSRLFEEGSRSTKISAIVSELEAIRAKGDNQKSVIVSQWTSMLQIVAVHLKQMGLRYGVINGAVNPKRRMDLVEEFNSNPKGPQVMLVSLCAGGVGLNLVGGNHLFLMDMHWNPALEDQACDRIYRVGQKRDVTIHRFECKGTVEQKIATLQTKKKQLAQSVLSGTGNAVTKLSLADLKIIFGI